The following are encoded together in the Glycine soja cultivar W05 chromosome 5, ASM419377v2, whole genome shotgun sequence genome:
- the LOC114413232 gene encoding ABC transporter G family member 5-like, with protein MMQGCEVDAIGINYTIHTHKSEHPFKIFSNKSAHLDTEQDGKEPEEEAEVEQSCSGVRHVLKNVSFQAKPWEILAIVGPSGAGKSSLLEILAGKHSPQSGTVFLNHKPVDKAQFRKLSGYVTQKDTLFPLLTVEETLMFSAKLRLKLSQEQLCSRVKSLIQELGLDNVAGTRIGDDRVRGISGGERRRVSIGVEVIHDPKVLILDEPTSGLDSTSALQIIDMLKVMADTRGRTIILSIHQPGFRIVKLFNSLLLLANGSVLHHGTADLLSVNLRLMGLELPLHVNVVEFAIESIDTIQQQQKCVPVQVETPRQLPGTIQQKKGGDGEAGEGRNGKLTLQQLFQQSKVIDEQTMYAGMDFTSEFANSRLRETMILSHRFSMNIFRTKELFACRTVQMLVSGLVVGSIFCNLKDDLEGAFERVGLFAFILTFLLSSSIEALPIFLQEREILMKETSCGSYRVSSYAIANGLVYLPFLLILAILFSMPLYWLVGLNRNFLAFLHFLLLIWLILYTANSVVVCFSALVPNFIVGNSVIAGVIGSFFLFSGYFISKQEIPNYWIFMHYISLFKYPFEGFLINEFSNSGKCLEYMFGACIKSGEDVLKEEGYGGESNRWKNVGVTVCFILVYRFISYVILRYRCSQRGFGRVVTN; from the coding sequence ATGATGCAAGGCTGTGAGGTTGATGCCATTGGCATAAACTACACGATCCACACACACAAATCGGAGCACCCTTTTAAAATCTTCAGCAACAAATCTGCACATCTTGACACTGAACAAGATGGTAAAGAGCCAGAAGAGGAAGCAGAAGTTGAACAAAGTTGCAGTGGAGTAAGGCATGTGCTGAAGAATGTGAGTTTCCAAGCCAAGCCATGGGAGATCCTAGCAATTGTTGGGCCAAGTGGAGCTGGCAAATCATCACTGCTTGAGATTCTTGCTGGTAAACACAGCCCTCAAAGTGGAACTGTGTTTCTGAACCACAAGCCTGTAGACAAAGCTCAGTTCAGGAAGCTTTCAGGGTATGTTACACAAAAGGACACTTTGTTTCCTTTACTTACAGTTGAAGAAACCCTCATGTTTAGTGCAAAGCTGAGGctgaagctttctcaagagcaACTTTGCTCCAGGGTCAAGTCACTGATTCAGGAGCTTGGACTTGACAATGTTGCTGGCACTAGAATTGGTGATGATAGGGTCCGAGGCATATCTGGTGGTGAGAGGCGCAGAGTCTCCATTGGTGTTGAAGTCATTCATGATCCAAAAGTGCTGATTCTTGATGAACCAACTTCAGGGCTTGACAGTACTTCAGCTTTGCAAATAATTGACATGCTTAAGGTCATGGCTGACACAAGAGGGAGAACCATAATCCTTAGTATTCACCAACCCGGGTTCAGAATAGTGAAGCTGTTCAATTCATTGTTGCTGTTGGCCAATGGAAGTGTTTTGCACCACGGAACAGCTGATTTGCTTAGTGTGAATCTAAGGCTGATGGGTCTGGAGCTTCCTCTTCATGTCAATGTAGTTGAATTTGCCATTGAGTCCATTGATACCATTCAGCAGCAACAGAAATGTGTGCCAGTTCAGGTAGAAACTCCAAGGCAACTGCCAGGGACAATACAACAGAAGAAAGGTGGTGATGGTGAAGCAGGTGAGGGTAGGAATGGTAAGCTCACTTTGCAACAGCTCTTTCAGCAATCCAAGGTAATTGATGAACAAACCATGTATGCTGGAATGGATTTCACTAGTGAGTTTGCTAATTCTAGATTGAGAGAAACTATGATTCTCAGTCATAGGTTCTCCATGAACATATTCCGTACAAAAGAGCTATTTGCATGCAGGACAGTTCAGATGCTGGTTTCTGGGCTGGTTGTGGGGTCCATCTTTTGTAACCTTAAGGATGATCTAGAGGGAGCTTTTGAAAGGGTGGGTCTATTTGCTTTCATATTAACGTTTTTATTGTCAAGCAGCATAGAAGCTCTACCAATTTTTCTGCAAGAAAGGGAGATTCtaatgaaggagacatcttgTGGAAGCTATCGTGTGTCATCCTATGCTATTGCAAATGGCCTAGTTTACTTGCCATTTCTTCTCATCCTAGCCATTTTGTTCTCAATGCCCTTGTACTGGCTTGTAGGGCTCAACCGGAACTTCTTGGCTTTTTTGCACTTTCTGTTGCTGATATGGCTGATTCTTTACACGGCCAATTCAGTTGTGGTGTGTTTCAGTGCTCTGGTGCCTAATTTTATTGTTGGGAACTCAGTGATTGCTGGTGTTATAGGGTCATTCTTCTTATTCTCTGGATACTTCATATCAAAACAGGAAATTCCAAATTACTGGATTTTCATGCATTATATATCCTTGTTTAAGTATCCCTTTGAAGGGTTCCTGATCAATGAGTTCTCCAACTCGGGGAAGTGCTTGGAATACATGTTTGGGGCATGTATAAAGAGCGGAGAGGATGTGCTTAAAGAAGAAGGGTACGGGGGAGAGAGTAATAGATGGAAGAATGTTGGGGTCACTGTGTGCTTCATCTTGGTTTACAGGTTCATTTCTTATGTTATTCTTAGATACAGATGTTCCCAGAGGGGATTTGGCAGGGTTGTCACCAACTAA